In Salinigranum marinum, one DNA window encodes the following:
- a CDS encoding DUF7113 family protein encodes MLLISGHGGGTALTGTLYERGETPPTFRGAPNEKAPYVWVCDEFYEVESGGSVTTIDGQEIHVAFESPMPRGFETKEQALAAAEEHVRTQFARVGVPATEVRIEVEHTEP; translated from the coding sequence ATGTTGTTGATCTCCGGTCACGGCGGCGGCACGGCGCTCACCGGGACGCTGTACGAGCGCGGCGAGACGCCGCCGACGTTCAGAGGCGCGCCGAACGAGAAAGCGCCGTACGTCTGGGTCTGCGACGAGTTCTACGAGGTCGAAAGCGGCGGCTCCGTGACGACGATCGACGGCCAAGAGATCCACGTCGCGTTCGAGTCGCCGATGCCCCGTGGGTTCGAGACCAAAGAACAGGCGCTCGCCGCGGCGGAAGAACACGTCCGCACGCAGTTCGCTCGGGTCGGCGTCCCCGCCACCGAGGTCCGGATCGAGGTCGAGCACACCGAGCCCTGA